In Nocardia sp. NBC_00403, one DNA window encodes the following:
- a CDS encoding LLM class flavin-dependent oxidoreductase, translated as MTKIGVLLPSRETAMTGRHDAAGLVDFARAAEHAGFDSVWVGDSPLARTRAEPLTVLGAVAASTSRVWLGTAAYTATLRHPLLGAHTAATVDQLSAGRLVLGLGAGFPVPESAAEFESVGAPFAQRVGRLDETVAIWRQSWSGGGRFDGRYWHLDDLSRALPAHDITGPPLWLAGGDTPRVLQRVARLYDGWLPFLPDPAAYARAWDTIRELTTRTVTAGFYATININDNTAVARAELDRYVHQYYRRSLDEMSMIQAYFGGPADQCAEWLGRYFEAGATHVVLRIGSLDARNQLDAIADTLLPALHTAPTS; from the coding sequence ATGACAAAAATCGGCGTGCTGCTGCCGAGCCGGGAGACGGCGATGACCGGCCGGCATGATGCGGCCGGGTTGGTGGATTTCGCGCGGGCGGCCGAACATGCCGGGTTCGACTCGGTGTGGGTGGGCGATTCGCCGTTGGCGCGCACGAGGGCCGAACCGCTCACGGTGCTCGGCGCCGTCGCGGCGAGCACGTCGCGAGTGTGGTTGGGCACGGCCGCCTACACCGCGACGCTGCGCCACCCGCTGCTCGGTGCACACACTGCGGCCACCGTTGATCAGCTCAGTGCCGGCCGACTGGTCCTTGGGCTCGGCGCCGGTTTCCCGGTGCCGGAGAGCGCGGCCGAATTCGAGTCTGTCGGAGCGCCTTTCGCACAGCGGGTCGGCCGGCTGGACGAGACAGTGGCCATCTGGCGGCAGAGTTGGTCGGGCGGCGGCCGGTTCGACGGCCGCTACTGGCATCTCGATGACCTGTCGCGCGCGCTGCCTGCCCACGACATCACCGGGCCACCGCTCTGGCTCGCAGGTGGCGACACGCCACGGGTCCTACAGCGTGTCGCCCGACTCTACGATGGCTGGCTGCCGTTCCTGCCGGATCCGGCGGCCTACGCCCGCGCCTGGGACACGATTCGAGAGCTGACCACCCGCACGGTCACCGCCGGTTTCTATGCCACGATCAATATCAACGACAACACCGCAGTGGCCCGCGCCGAGCTCGACCGTTACGTCCACCAGTACTATCGGCGGTCGCTGGACGAAATGTCCATGATACAAGCATATTTCGGCGGCCCCGCCGATCAATGCGCCGAGTGGCTCGGGCGCTACTTCGAGGCCGGTGCGACACATGTGGTGCTTCGCATCGGCTCGCTCGACGCACGCAATCAGCTGGACGCGATAGCCGACACCCTCCTGCCTGCGCTGCACACCGCGCCGACATCGTAG
- a CDS encoding NADPH-dependent FMN reductase encodes MTPTVSPLQLAVIVGSTRSGRFGPTVAKWFVELAAQRQDLGIDLIDLADIQLPPHMSDDPGERGARALAEMGARLANADAFVVVTPEYNHSYPAPLKNAIDWHFTQWQAKPIGFVSYGGLSGGLRAVEHLKQVFTELHAVTVRDTVSFHGAAQRFDALGLPTEPAPSKAAATKLLDQLVWFGEALRSARSERPYVA; translated from the coding sequence ATGACCCCAACAGTTAGTCCGCTTCAGCTCGCCGTCATCGTCGGAAGCACCCGCTCCGGGCGATTCGGCCCGACCGTCGCCAAGTGGTTCGTCGAACTCGCCGCACAGCGCCAGGACCTCGGCATCGACCTCATCGACCTCGCGGACATACAGCTGCCGCCGCACATGTCCGACGACCCGGGTGAGCGGGGCGCGCGGGCTCTGGCGGAGATGGGTGCCCGCCTCGCGAACGCGGACGCGTTCGTCGTGGTGACACCGGAGTACAACCACAGCTATCCCGCGCCGCTGAAGAACGCGATCGATTGGCATTTCACCCAGTGGCAGGCGAAACCGATCGGATTTGTGTCCTATGGAGGCCTTTCGGGCGGTTTACGTGCTGTCGAACACCTGAAGCAGGTCTTTACGGAGCTGCACGCGGTCACTGTGCGTGACACCGTCAGCTTCCACGGTGCCGCACAGCGATTCGATGCTCTGGGCCTGCCGACCGAGCCCGCACCGAGCAAGGCCGCCGCTACCAAGCTGCTCGACCAACTTGTCTGGTTCGGCGAAGCCCTCCGATCGGCGAGGTCCGAGCGGCCCTATGTCGCTTGA
- a CDS encoding LLM class flavin-dependent oxidoreductase — protein sequence MAVSNGRKVFALGVEVDGEGYHPAAWRRATHEPDRFLTGHTVQARVAAAENAGFTLATFDDSILVPSDQPAGRIDAVTRASFVAATTSTLGLVPAVATTYAEPFHTSSQLATLDYTSRGRGGWIATTIADPAAATAWGRPARTAEAELAQEHRDSIEVARRLWDSWEDDAVVRDYATGKFLDRDKLHYVDFVGESFSVKGPSIVPRPPQGQVVVFSNGAAEPGQADVALVSGVDLAQTLAAADRAHESGALVFVELDVALDLPLASAAERLADLDRYATAKHAARLRFSGKSKDLIALLTELAHHVDGVRLHLAVIDEDLPVLAHYVLPALFRSGLAHRPVPGSTLRANLGLARPDNRYAKDQH from the coding sequence ATGGCGGTGAGCAACGGCAGAAAAGTCTTCGCGTTGGGTGTCGAAGTGGACGGCGAGGGCTACCACCCGGCCGCATGGCGCCGAGCCACGCACGAACCCGATCGGTTCCTGACCGGCCACACGGTGCAGGCGCGCGTGGCAGCGGCCGAAAATGCCGGCTTCACGCTGGCGACCTTCGACGATTCGATCCTGGTACCGAGCGATCAACCCGCGGGGCGGATCGATGCTGTGACCCGCGCCTCTTTCGTTGCGGCGACGACCAGCACCCTGGGCCTTGTTCCCGCGGTGGCGACCACGTATGCGGAGCCGTTCCACACATCCTCGCAACTGGCCACTCTCGACTACACCTCGCGCGGTCGCGGCGGCTGGATCGCGACAACGATCGCCGACCCCGCCGCGGCGACGGCCTGGGGCCGACCGGCACGCACCGCCGAGGCGGAACTTGCTCAGGAACACCGTGATTCGATCGAGGTCGCGCGCCGCCTGTGGGATTCCTGGGAAGACGACGCGGTCGTTCGCGACTATGCGACAGGCAAATTCCTCGACCGCGACAAGCTGCATTACGTCGACTTCGTCGGCGAGAGCTTCTCGGTGAAGGGCCCCTCGATCGTGCCACGCCCGCCGCAGGGCCAAGTGGTTGTCTTCTCCAACGGCGCCGCCGAACCCGGGCAAGCGGATGTAGCACTGGTGTCGGGCGTGGATCTCGCCCAGACCCTCGCGGCCGCCGATCGAGCTCATGAGTCCGGTGCGCTGGTTTTCGTGGAACTCGATGTCGCCCTCGACCTTCCGCTGGCTTCTGCGGCGGAGCGGCTCGCCGATCTGGACCGCTACGCGACCGCGAAACATGCTGCTCGCCTACGATTCTCGGGCAAATCGAAGGATCTGATCGCGCTGCTGACCGAACTCGCCCACCACGTCGACGGCGTGCGCCTGCACCTGGCGGTCATCGATGAGGACCTACCGGTGCTCGCGCACTATGTTTTGCCCGCTCTGTTCCGATCCGGCCTGGCCCACCGTCCCGTGCCTGGTTCGACGCTGCGTGCCAACCTCGGACTTGCCCGGCCGGACAATCGATACGCGAAGGATCAGCACTGA
- a CDS encoding FAD-dependent monooxygenase has translation MTRTQRFANKTVLISGAGVAGPALAYWLHRYGFTVTVVEQAPALREGGYKVDLRGVAMNVIERMGLLSEIRKASTQMRGGAWVNRSGKTLTTLGPDLIGMRAPGEEEVLRGDLARIMFDASKSGVEYLFGDSITDIAQVPHGVHVSFEHAPTRVFDLVVGADGLHSTVRRQVFGLETEFVHHTGMHACVFSVPNHLDLDRWELIYPTPGRVVQVYSTQQSTAKAQFVFPTPKTLPDRRDVAGQQRLVTDTFADGGWETATLLQAMPHSPDFYFDSVSQVRLDQWSLRRVALVGDAAYSPSPLSGQGTSLAMVGAYVLAGELNSAGGDHHVAFPRYQEKMRDYVELNLTLGWNNAGQMVAGSKSAIRMQTTMMRMLRYLPWQDLALRPIIKPLNHAANAITLEDY, from the coding sequence ATGACAAGGACACAGCGCTTCGCCAATAAGACCGTCTTGATCTCCGGCGCCGGCGTCGCAGGCCCGGCCCTCGCCTACTGGCTGCACCGATACGGGTTTACCGTCACCGTCGTCGAACAAGCTCCTGCCCTTCGGGAGGGCGGCTACAAGGTCGACCTGCGTGGCGTCGCAATGAATGTCATCGAGCGGATGGGGCTGCTATCCGAGATCCGGAAAGCGAGCACCCAGATGCGCGGCGGCGCGTGGGTGAACCGGTCGGGCAAGACGCTCACGACACTCGGCCCCGACCTGATCGGCATGCGCGCCCCCGGTGAGGAGGAGGTACTGCGCGGTGATCTCGCCCGAATCATGTTCGACGCGAGCAAGAGTGGGGTCGAGTATCTGTTCGGGGACTCGATCACCGATATCGCCCAGGTGCCGCACGGGGTGCACGTGAGTTTCGAGCATGCCCCGACGCGAGTGTTCGATCTGGTTGTCGGTGCCGACGGATTGCATTCGACCGTGCGGCGCCAGGTGTTCGGGCTCGAAACCGAGTTCGTCCACCACACCGGGATGCACGCGTGCGTATTCAGCGTGCCCAATCACCTCGATCTGGACCGCTGGGAGCTCATCTATCCCACGCCGGGCAGAGTGGTGCAGGTCTACAGCACCCAGCAGTCGACCGCGAAGGCCCAATTCGTCTTTCCGACACCGAAAACCCTGCCCGACCGCCGGGATGTCGCCGGACAGCAGCGCCTGGTCACCGATACGTTCGCCGACGGCGGGTGGGAGACCGCGACGCTGCTGCAGGCGATGCCCCACTCCCCGGACTTCTACTTCGACTCGGTCAGCCAGGTCCGCCTCGACCAGTGGTCGCTGCGGCGCGTTGCCTTGGTCGGCGACGCCGCCTACAGCCCGTCGCCATTGTCCGGCCAGGGCACCAGCCTTGCCATGGTTGGCGCGTATGTCCTTGCGGGGGAACTGAACTCGGCCGGAGGCGACCACCACGTCGCTTTTCCGAGGTACCAGGAAAAGATGCGCGACTATGTCGAGCTGAACCTCACCCTCGGCTGGAACAACGCCGGCCAAATGGTGGCGGGCAGCAAGAGCGCCATTCGGATGCAGACCACCATGATGCGGATGCTGCGCTACCTGCCGTGGCAGGACCTCGCACTGCGCCCGATCATAAAGCCGCTCAACCACGCTGCCAACGCCATCACCCTCGAGGACTACTGA
- a CDS encoding NtaA/DmoA family FMN-dependent monooxygenase (This protein belongs to a clade of FMN-dependent monooxygenases, within a broader family of flavin-dependent oxidoreductases, the luciferase-like monooxygenase (LMM) family, some of whose members use coenzyme F420 rather than FMN.): MADVPFPDAQVHFGVFFQGVNHSTIWSDPTSGSQIDFETFRRTITTAERGLFDAFFLGEGLRLREQNGKILDLDIAGRPDAIAQLAALAGITSHIGLVATQNTTYNEPADLSRRLSGLDLLSGGRAGWNAVTTDNAWTGENFRRGGYLDHAQRYERAGEFIRIARELWDAWSDNAIATARDGAAWLEPGAVRTVARDNEHFQVSITPTLPRSAQGHPVIFQAGDSPAGREFAAAHADVIFSRHGTHFDAALAFADDIRARLRTVGRPDDDIKILPGTQIVLAERESEVEEKARWVLESQFTGQTALSLVGQVWGRDLSDLDPDGPLPAEDPVPTVISGARGAQRDGQDPVAIARQWRALAEAKNLSLRQVAIETSQRSGFRGTPGQVADELTRWVRYGATHGFNISPYLVPTGLDEIVDWLVPELQERGSYRTGYTGTTLRHHLGLRPPLTRR; this comes from the coding sequence ATGGCCGACGTTCCGTTCCCCGACGCACAGGTGCATTTCGGCGTCTTCTTCCAGGGCGTCAACCACTCCACCATCTGGTCGGACCCCACCAGCGGGTCCCAGATCGACTTCGAGACCTTCCGACGCACCATCACCACCGCCGAACGGGGACTCTTCGACGCCTTCTTCCTGGGCGAAGGTCTGCGCCTGCGCGAGCAGAACGGCAAGATCCTCGACCTGGACATCGCGGGCCGTCCCGACGCGATTGCCCAACTCGCGGCGCTGGCCGGAATCACCAGCCACATCGGGCTGGTCGCCACGCAGAACACCACCTACAACGAACCGGCGGACCTCTCGCGCCGCCTGTCCGGACTGGATCTGCTTTCGGGTGGACGCGCGGGCTGGAATGCAGTCACCACCGACAATGCCTGGACTGGCGAGAACTTCCGGCGCGGCGGATACCTTGACCACGCTCAGCGCTACGAGCGCGCGGGCGAATTCATCCGGATCGCCCGCGAACTGTGGGATGCCTGGTCGGACAACGCTATTGCGACCGCACGTGATGGCGCCGCCTGGCTGGAACCGGGCGCGGTGCGCACCGTGGCACGCGACAACGAACACTTCCAGGTCTCGATCACCCCGACACTGCCGCGCTCCGCGCAGGGGCATCCGGTCATCTTCCAGGCCGGCGATTCACCCGCCGGTCGCGAGTTCGCCGCCGCGCACGCCGATGTCATCTTCTCCAGGCACGGAACGCATTTCGATGCCGCGCTCGCGTTCGCCGACGACATCCGGGCCAGGCTGCGCACCGTCGGACGCCCCGACGACGACATCAAGATCCTGCCCGGCACCCAGATCGTATTGGCGGAGCGGGAATCCGAGGTCGAAGAGAAGGCCCGCTGGGTGCTGGAGAGCCAGTTCACCGGCCAGACCGCGCTGTCACTGGTCGGACAGGTGTGGGGCCGCGATCTCTCCGATCTCGATCCGGACGGTCCGCTGCCCGCGGAGGACCCGGTGCCCACCGTGATCTCGGGAGCCCGTGGCGCACAGCGCGACGGCCAGGACCCGGTGGCGATTGCCAGGCAGTGGCGGGCACTTGCCGAGGCGAAGAACCTGTCGCTGCGGCAGGTGGCAATCGAAACCTCGCAGCGATCCGGATTCCGGGGCACGCCCGGCCAGGTTGCCGACGAACTCACTCGCTGGGTCCGGTACGGCGCAACCCACGGCTTCAATATCTCGCCCTACCTGGTGCCGACCGGCCTCGACGAGATCGTCGACTGGTTGGTTCCCGAACTCCAGGAACGTGGTTCCTACCGCACCGGATACACCGGAACGACACTCCGCCATCATCTCGGCCTCCGCCCACCGCTGACCAGGCGCTGA